The following is a genomic window from Engystomops pustulosus unplaced genomic scaffold, aEngPut4.maternal MAT_SCAFFOLD_107, whole genome shotgun sequence.
TACACGCAGAGAGGCGGGGCTAATCGCGGACTCACATAAAAGGGGCGAGATTACTAATCAGATTGAGGAGGCGGGGCTAACGAATAGATCCGGCTCGTTCATTGGTTGTTCTCTGTGGCTGAAAAGACGCGAAATTCAACTCATCAAGTGAGAAataataagatataagaggagatataagatataagaggagatataagatataagaggagatataagatataagaggagatataagaggagatataagatataagaggagatataagatataagaggagatataagatataagaggagatataagatataagatataagaggagatataagatataagatataagaggagatataagatataagaggagatataagatataagaggagatataagaggagatataagatataagaggagatataagatataagaggagatataagatataagaggaaagaggagatataagatataagaggagatataagatatagagGATTTattaagaggagatataagatataagaggagatataagatataagatataagaggagatataagatataagatataagaggagatataagatataagatataagatataaagaggagatataagatataagatataagaggagatataagatataagagagaGATATAAAGattaagatataagaggagacataagatataagaggagacataagatataagatataagaggagatataagatataagatataagaggagatataagatataagatataagaggagatataagatataagatataagaggaatataagatataagaggagatataagatataagatataagatataagaggagatataaggatataagatataagatataagaggagatataagatataagatataagaggagatataagatataagaggagatatagatataagatataagaggagatataagatataagatataagaggagatataagatataagatataagaggagatataagatataagaggagatataagatataagagataagaggatataagatataagatataagaggagatataagatataagatataagaggagatataagatataagatataagaggagatataagatataagaggagatataagatataagagagatataagatataagaggagatataagatataagaataagaggagatataagatataagaggagatataagatataagatataagaggagatataagatataagatataagaggagatataagatataagaggagatatgagatataagatataagatataagaggagatataagatataagatataagaggagatataagatataagatataagaggagatataagatataagatataagaggagatataagatataagagagatataagatataagatataagaggagatataagatataagatataagatataagatataagaggagatataagatataagatataagatataagaggagatataagatataagatataagaggagatataagatataagaggagatataagatataagatataagaggagatataagatataagatataagaggagatataagatataagatataagaggagatataagatataagatataagatataagaggagatataagatataagatataagatataagatataagatataagatataagaggagatataagatataagatataagaggagatataagatataagaggagatataagatataagaggagatataagatataagatataagaggagatataagatataagatataagaggagatataagatataagaggagatataagatataagaggagatataagatataagatataagatataagaggagatataagatataagatataagaggagatataagatataagaggagatataagatataagaggagatataagatataagaggagatataagatataagatataagatataagaggagatataagatataagatataagaggagatataagatataagatataagaggagatataagatataagatataagatataagatataagaggagatataagatataagatataagaggagatataagatataagaggagatataagatataagatataagaggagatataagatataagatataagaggagatataagatataagatataagaggagatataagatataagatataagaggagatataagatataagaggagatataagatataagatataagaggagatataagatataagaggagatataagatataagatataagaggagatataagatataagaggagatataagatataagaggagatataagatataagaggagatataagatataagatataagaggagatataagatataagaggagatataagatataagatataagaggagatataagatataagatataagaggagatataagatataagatataagatataagaggagatataagatataagatataagaggagatataagatataagatataagaggagatataagatataagatataagaggagatataagatataagatataagaggagatataagatataagatataagaggagatataagaggagatataagatataagaggagatataagatataagaggagatataagatataagatataagatataagatataagaggagatataagatataagatataagaggagatataagatataagaggagatataagatataagaggagatataagatataagaggagatataagatataagatataagatataagaggagatataagatataagaggagatataagatataagatataagatataagatataagaggagatataagatataagatataagatataagaggagatataagatataagatataagatataagaggagatataagatataagaggagatataagatataagatataagaggagatataagatataagaggagatataagatataagatataagatataagaggagatataagatataagaggagatataagatataagaggagatataagaggagatataagaggagatataagatataagaggagatataagatataaaatataagaggagatataagatataagatataagaggagatataagatataagatataagatataagaggagatataagatataagatataagaggagatataagatataagaggagatataagatataaaaagatataagaggagatataagatataagaggagatataagatataaaatataagaggagatataagatataagatataagaggagatataagatataaaatataagaggagatataagatataagatataagaggagatataagatataagatataagatataagaggagatataagatataagatataagaggagatataagatataagatataagatataaaatataagaggagatataagaggagatataagatataagaggagatataagatataagaggagatataagatataaaatataagaggagatataagatataagaggagatataagatataagatataagaggagatataagatataagatataagatataagaggagatataagatataagaggagatataagaggagatataagatataaaatataagaggagatataagatataagaggagatataagatataagatataagatataagaggagatataagaggagatataagaggagatataagatataagaggagatataagaggagatataagatataaaatataagaggagatataagatataagaggagatataagatataagatataagaggagatataagatataagatataagatataagaggagatataagatataagaggagatataagaggagatataagatataaaatataagaggagatataagatataagaggagatataagatataagatataagatataagaggagatataagaggagatataagaggagatataagatataagaggagatataagaggagatataagatataaaatataagaggagatataagatataagatataagaggagatataagatataagaggagatataagaggagatataagatataaaatataagaggagatataagaggagatataagatataagaggagatataagaggagatataagatataaaatataagaggagacataagatataagatataagaggagatataagatataagaggagatataagatataagaggagatataagatataagaggagatataagatataagatataagaggagatataagatataagatataagaggagatataagatataagaggagatataagatataagatataagaggagatataagatataagatataagaggagatataagatataagatataagaggagatataagatataagatataagaggagatataagatataagatataagatataagatataagaggagatataagatataagatataagatattatcgaaatttgctcaccgaaattttggtttcctgtagtccgtaggcagcactgaatgggttaagtctcacgtcctcctattggacagaagataacaattgattagcaatagagattggcaggctgactccctataaaatacccctgagccaatgaacacacatgtttttttatgcagcaataagcattttttattgggggggatctttgtgctgcctacggactacaggaaaccaaaatttcggtgagcaaatttcgatattcctggtcgtcctacggcagcactgaatgggacttgaaaagcagtagaacataaggggcgggttacttcgaggcagccgaacaaattacactcttgccgaaggccgagcctaccccggggcccacattgagcctatagtgcctgacgaaggttGAAGGACCCGACCATACTGCCGCCTTGCATATTTGTTCCAAGGATATATGGGATATTTCCGCCCATGAAGCAGCCGTTGACCTCGTTGAATGCGCTTTCAAATTAAGAGGAGATGGAAGGCCTTCTAGATCATAACACATGGAAATTGAATCTTTAATCCATCTGGCTAGGGTAGACTTACTAGCCCGTTTTCCCTTATTAGGACCTCTGAACTGTAAGAACAGGGCTTCAGATTCCCTAAAAGCTTCTGCCCTCTGGAGATAAGCGAGAACTGATCTTTTCACATCCAGGGCTTGAAgcttcccttgctcttcttccGGGGCATCTGTACCCAGGACAGGAAGGAAGATCTCTTGATTTAAAGCCGATTGAGAAGGTATTTTTGGCAGAAAACCCGGCATTGTACGAAGAATTATGCAGTCTTCCATGACTCTCAGATACGGTTCCTTACAGGAGAAGGCTTGGATTTCACTAATCCTCCTTGCAGAACAAATGGCCACCAAGAAAACAGtcttccaggagagaagatgcagagggatatctgagattggttcgaatggttcttgacataaatgttttaaaacaataGAAAGATCCCATGACGGTAGAGGTGACATAACTGTAGGCTTTAACTTCTTCAGACCCCTGAAGAATCTCCTGACCAACAGATTCTCAGAGAAGATTCCGCCTAAGGAAGAATTAATGGCGGTAAAATGGACTTTCAGTGTATTAAACTTCAGGCCCTTCTTTAAGCCATCCTGCAGAAATTGAAGGAGGGAAGGAACATGAGTAGAAGAAGCTCTTCTTGATAAGCACCATTGCTTATAGATTCCCCAGACACGTTGGTAGACTTTTAACGTCTTCGGTTTCCTAGAGGCCGCCAATGTGTCAATAACCTCATCCGAAAACCCCGACCTTCTTAGATTCCCCCTTTCAGCTTCCAGGCCACCAGATGGAGAGGTGCTGGGTTGGGGTGAAGGAACCCGTTCTGGAGTAGCAAGTCCTTCCGGGGAGGGAGAAACCAGAATTCCCCTTCTGAcaatgacaggagaagagggaacCAGGCCCTTCTCGGCCAAAACGGAATCACGGCTATAATTGTCgttttctctctcctgatcttctgTAACACTCTCGGAATGAGAGGGAACGGTGGGAATATGTAAAGAAATTGGTCTGTCCAGTCGAATGAGAGTGTATCCACCACTACTGGGTTCTCCTGCTTGTACAGGGAGCAAAACTGGGGAAGCTGAGAGTTTGATCTCGACGCCATCAGGTCTATCTGAGGAAGACCAATTTTCTGGACAATTTGTTGGAACACTTGTTTGTTCAGAGACCACTCCGAAGGTCTGACTGGATTGCGGCTCAGCCAATCCGCCTGCACATTCAAAACTCCCCTGATATGAATCGCTGAGATGTTGTGAACCGTCTGCTCGGCCCAGGTCATCAGGAGGGAACACTCTCTGGCAAGGGACCGGCTCTTCGTGCCCCCCTGCTTGTTGATATAGAAGACAACTGCCAGGTTGTCTGATCGGACCAAAACTTCTTGCCCGAGTAGGAGACTGGAGAAGTGAAGAAGTGCCAGACGTACATCTCTCATTTCTTTGAGGTTCGAAGGCAATTTGGACTCGGACCGTGTCCACCTCTTTTGAACCCACTGGCCTTCCAGAAGGGCGCCCCAGCCCCAATTGGATGCGTCTGACGTAAGGATCACTGGCTGAAGGAATTGGATGGATCTGCCTAATAGTGGGTTTCGGAACCACCAGATTAAGTCCTTGATAGCTTGGGCTGAGATCGTCATTGGTTTGTCCAAGGACCGCAGACTCCTTGACCACTGGGAGAGAATGGACGCTTGGAGACCCCTCATATGGGTTTTTGCCCACGGGACTGCTTCTATAGCCGAGGTTATTCGACCTAGGACTGCCATGGCTTTCCTGATTGTTGTCCTGGGGTGCAGAATCAGATGCTTGATCGCTTTCTTCAGAGCGGTAATTCTGGCTGATGACAAAGAGAGCGTCATGTTGGAAGAGTTTATTATAAAACCTAGAAATTTCTGAGAGGTTGCAGGAACCAGAGACGACTTCTTTTTGTTGACCACAAACCCATGAACCTCCAGAGTCTTCAGGACTACTGCTAGATCGTGGTACATCAAGTGCTCCGTTTGAGCTATCAGAAGCCAGTCGTCTAGATAGGGTATCACCTGGATGCCTTGTAACCTGAGGGCTGCCGATAACACCACGGCGACCTTCGTAAAAACTCTGGGTGCTGAACTCAGACCGAAGGGTAGACACGTGAACTGGTAATGCAGTACTGTTTTGTCCTGTAGTATAGCGACCCGGAGAAACTTCCTGTGACTCTGAAGTACTGGAATATGCAGATACGCATCTTTCAGATCCACTGTCGTCATGAAGCAGTTCCTGGAGATTAAGGGTATGGTTGTCCTGATTGATTCCATCCTGAATCTCTTCTTCAGAATAAACTGGTTGAGGTAAGtaagatctatcaccagcctccaAGATCCTCCTTGCTTTGGGACAGGAAATACTCTGGAATACACGCCTGAACCTCTCTGGGGATAGGGGACAGGTTCCAAAGCACCCTTTTGTATGAATTCTTGAAGAAGATGAGGAACAATCAGATCGCCAGATCGGTTGATGAAGAACCTGTCTGGAGGAAAGCTGGTTAGCTCCAGAGAATAACCTCTTTTCACAAGAGAATTGACCCATGCGTCTGAAGAAGTTTTGACCCATATGTgggaaaactgggaaagccttgcTCCGACTTTGACAGGCCTGGCGTCATAATTCAGACTTCTTGGAGGGCTCCGAATGAGGTTTTTTATTCTGGACAAACCGATTCCTGAAACCCCTTTTGTCATCTCTTCTAAACTGTCTTCTGACTTGTGGAGATCTTTGCCTAGAACGAAAGGACTTAAAAGCTGTTCTTTTCTTAGGCTTGGGGAAAGAAGTGCCCTTGtcatcattgatgaccttcagGATCTCTTCCAGCTGTGGACCAAACAGACTCGACGGCTGAAATGGTAGATTACAAAAATGGGTTTTAGCGGGGacatctcccggccagagctttATCCAGAGCGCACGCCTTATAGAATTTATGGAGGCCAGGCTGGCTGATGTTAGCTTGATTGTATCCACATGAGAGTCGCAAAGAAACTCTGCCGCTGATTTGAGAAGAGAAATATCCTCTACAATATCCTTCCTTGATACACCATCCCTGACATCATTGGTAAGCTGGCTTAGCCAGATCCTCAATGCCCTTGCCACCGGAACAGAAGCCAGAGAGGTTTTACATATATTTGCAGAATGGGTATAGGCCCGCCTTATGAACGAGTCCATCTTCCTATCAATAGGATCTTTCAGGAGGGTCGCCTCCTCAGCTGGAAAGAAGGAGTTAAGTGCTAACTTAGCCAGAGACATATTCACTTTAGGGAGAGACTCCCATTCAGCGGATAAAGCAGGATCCAATCTGTACACAGACTTACATCTAACCCCAGGGTTGGGGTTTCTATCAGGTTTTTTCCAAGCAGCCTCCATCAGATTCTTCAGATCTGGATGGCTGGGCAAATATTTGGCTTTCTTCTTAGGGAAATAATAAAGCGCTTCTCTCTTAGAGAGATCTTCAGTGTCTTTATCTGACTCCACTGCTTCTTTCACGGCTTTTATAAGCCTGGAAACACCTTCTTTATTAAACAGATAGAAATCATCTGGAGAGGCTTGTGCCTCGTCCTCTGAGCTGACCTCCCCCTCAGACCTATACTCCTCATGGCTAGAGGGCCCTGGGGAGTCTGATGGTACAGGATATGATCTTTTCCTATTTGTACATTGAGAGGTTTCAGCTACCGCCTGAGCGATAGTAGTTTTAAGCCAAGAAAAAaacctggtggaatctgcctgtaagctcatctcctcctggtgtggagtgcATCCTGCACACAAGTCTGGTTCCCAATCCTCTGGTAAGGGCTGGTGACAGGTAGTACAGCATCTATGCCTGCTCTTTCTGGCACTTTTTCTTCCTGAGGGCATCTGGAAGACACACAACATTAGGAACACTATCACACTGTCATAAAGCAGAACCAGCAGGGCACTGGAGGTGAGCACTTACGATTCCCGTGGGTAGGCTCTGCTGCCTGGCGAGCGCTACCCACGCACCGCGCCATATCTGTTTAAATGGGAAGTCTCGCGAGACCGGACCTCCTacctgcgcatgcgcaatggccGCGGCGCCCGTGCGACAGAtcgtgcgcatgcgccagaaaaggGGCGCG
Proteins encoded in this region:
- the LOC140107051 gene encoding uncharacterized protein, translated to MGQFSCEKRLFSGANQLSSRQVLHQPIWRSDCSSSSSRIHTKGCFGTCPLSPERFRRVFQSISCPKARRILEAGDRSYLPQPVYSEEEIQDGINQDNHTLNLQELLHDDSGSERCVSAYSSTSESQEVSPGRYTTGQNSTALPVHVSTLRSEFSTQSFYEGRRGVIGSPQVTRHPGDTLSRRLASDSSNGALDVPRSSSSPEDSGGSWVCGQQKEVVSGSCNLSEISRFYNKLFQHDALFVISQNYRSEESDQASDSAPQDNNQESHGSPRSNNLGYRSSPVGKNPYEGSPSVHSLPVVKESAVLGQTNDDLSPSYQGLNLVVPKPTIRQIHPIPSASDPYVRRIQLGLGRPSGRPVGSKEVDTVRVQIAFEPQRNERCTSGTSSLLQSPTRARSFGPIRQPGSCLLYQQAGGHEEPVPCQRVFPPDDLGRADGSQHLSDSYQGSFECAGGLAEPQSSQTFGVVSEQTSVPTNCPENWSSSDRPDGVEIKLSASPVLLPVQAGEPSSGGYTLIRLDRPISLHIPTVPSHSESVTEDQERENDNYSRDSVLAEKGLVPSSPVIVRRGILVSPSPEGLATPERVPSPQPSTSPSGGLEAERGNLRRSGFSDEVIDTLAASRKPKTLKVYQRVWGIYKQWCLSRRASSTHVPSLLQFLQDGLKKGLKFNTLKVHFTAINSSLGGIFSENLLVRRFFRGLKKLKPTVMSPLPSWDLSIVLKHLCQEPFEPISDIPLHLLSWKTVFLVAICSARRISEIQAFSCKEPYLRVMEDCIILRTMPGFLPKIPSQSALNQEIFLPVLGTDAPEEEQGKLQALDVKRSVLAYLQRAEAFRESEALFLQFRGPNKGKRASKSTLARWIKDSISMCYDLEGLPSPLNLKAHSTRSTAASWAEISHISLEQICKAAVWSGPSTFVRHYRLNVGPGVGSAFGKSVICSAASK